From one Streptomyces sp. R41 genomic stretch:
- the mmsA gene encoding multiple monosaccharide ABC transporter ATP-binding protein, whose protein sequence is MAGPVLEMRSIVKTFPGVKALSDVTLTVRQGEVHAICGENGAGKSTLMKVLSGVHPHGTYEGDILFEGETCEFKDIRASEQHGIVIIHQELALVPFLSIAENIFLGNEHASGGFINWNETLKHATELLRRVGLTDHPETRITDIGVGKQQLVEIAKALSKKVKLLILDEPTAALNDEDSGKLLDLILELKKQGITSIIISHKLNEIRRVADSVTILRDGRSIETLDVKAPETTEDRIISGMVGRDLDHRFPDRTPFEGEVGSAPALEIRNWTVHHPIDQQRKVVDDVSINVRRGEIVGIAGLMGAGRTELAMSVFGRTYGRHAGGTVLKDGKEIRTKTVAEAVDHGIAYVTEDRKHYGLNLIDNINRNISLTALGKVARRGVVDEHEERKVSERFRKSMNIKAPTVFETVGRLSGGNQQKVVLSKWIFAGPEVLILDEPTRGIDVGAKYEIYTVIDQLAAEGKAVVFISSELPELLGMCDRIYTMAAGRLTGEVPRAEATQEVLMRQMTKDKEVTR, encoded by the coding sequence ATGGCGGGACCCGTCCTGGAAATGCGCTCGATCGTCAAGACCTTTCCCGGCGTCAAAGCGCTGTCGGACGTCACGCTGACCGTCCGTCAGGGCGAGGTTCACGCCATCTGCGGTGAGAACGGCGCCGGAAAGTCCACCTTGATGAAGGTGCTCTCCGGCGTCCATCCGCACGGCACCTACGAGGGCGACATCCTCTTCGAGGGTGAGACCTGCGAGTTCAAGGACATCCGGGCGAGCGAGCAGCACGGCATCGTGATCATCCATCAGGAGCTGGCCCTGGTGCCGTTCCTGTCGATCGCGGAGAACATCTTCCTCGGCAACGAACACGCCTCGGGCGGGTTCATCAACTGGAACGAGACGCTGAAGCACGCCACCGAGCTGCTGCGCCGGGTCGGTCTGACCGACCACCCGGAGACCCGGATCACCGACATCGGCGTGGGCAAGCAGCAGCTGGTGGAGATCGCCAAGGCGCTCTCCAAGAAGGTGAAGCTGCTCATCCTCGACGAGCCGACCGCGGCTCTCAACGACGAGGACAGCGGCAAACTCCTCGATCTCATCCTGGAGTTGAAGAAGCAGGGCATCACCTCGATCATCATCTCCCACAAGCTGAACGAGATCCGCCGGGTCGCCGACTCGGTGACGATCCTGCGCGACGGCCGGTCCATCGAGACTCTCGACGTCAAGGCGCCGGAGACCACCGAGGACCGGATCATCTCCGGCATGGTCGGCCGCGATCTCGACCACCGCTTCCCCGACCGCACGCCGTTCGAGGGCGAGGTGGGCTCGGCGCCGGCCCTTGAGATCCGCAACTGGACGGTGCACCACCCGATCGACCAGCAGCGCAAGGTGGTCGACGATGTGTCGATCAACGTGCGGCGCGGGGAGATCGTCGGCATCGCGGGCCTGATGGGCGCCGGCCGCACCGAGCTCGCGATGAGCGTCTTCGGGCGCACCTACGGCCGGCACGCGGGCGGCACGGTCCTCAAGGACGGCAAGGAGATCCGTACGAAGACCGTCGCCGAGGCGGTCGATCACGGCATCGCGTACGTCACCGAGGACCGCAAGCACTACGGCCTCAACCTCATCGACAACATCAACCGGAACATCTCGCTGACCGCCCTGGGCAAGGTCGCGAGGCGCGGTGTGGTCGACGAGCACGAGGAGCGCAAGGTCTCCGAGCGCTTCCGCAAGTCCATGAACATCAAGGCGCCGACCGTCTTCGAGACGGTGGGCAGGCTGTCCGGCGGCAACCAGCAGAAGGTCGTCCTCAGCAAGTGGATCTTCGCGGGTCCCGAGGTGCTGATCCTGGACGAGCCGACGCGCGGCATCGACGTGGGCGCCAAGTACGAGATCTACACGGTCATCGACCAGCTGGCCGCCGAGGGCAAGGCGGTCGTCTTCATCTCCTCCGAGCTGCCCGAACTGCTCGGTATGTGCGACCGCATCTACACCATGGCCGCCGGGCGGCTCACGGGCGAGGTCCCGCGGGCCGAGGCCACGCAGGAAGTGCTGATGCGCCAGATGACGAAGGACAAAGAGGTAACCCGATGA
- a CDS encoding mandelate racemase/muconate lactonizing enzyme family protein gives MRITGISTHVVGTPWRNLTYVQVHTDEGITGVGETRMLGHTDALIGYLREAEANHILGSDPFAVEDLVRRMKYGDYGRAGEIVMSGIAVIEMACWDIKGKALGVPVWQLLGGKVTDKVKAYANGWYTTERTPEAYHKAAQEVMARGYKALKIDPFGTGHFELDHDQTLYAVSLIEAVRDAIGPDSELMLEMHGRFSPSTAIRLARELAPFKPAWLEEPVPPENLKALEKVAAKVDIPVATGERIHDRIEFRELFEAQTVDIIQPDVGHIGGIWETRKLAATAEAHYVLVAPHNVGGPVLTAASLQVGFTSPNFKILEHFNDFADAEIKKVVKGAPQVVDGYFQLSHEPGLGVELDTDAAAEFPQQQARFDLWADGWEQRKPKGTQ, from the coding sequence GTGCGCATCACGGGAATCAGCACACACGTGGTCGGGACGCCCTGGCGGAACCTGACGTACGTCCAGGTGCACACCGACGAGGGCATCACCGGAGTCGGCGAGACCCGCATGCTGGGCCACACCGACGCGCTGATCGGCTATCTGCGGGAGGCGGAGGCCAATCACATTCTCGGCTCCGACCCGTTCGCTGTCGAGGACCTCGTCCGACGGATGAAGTACGGCGACTACGGACGCGCCGGCGAGATCGTGATGTCCGGCATCGCCGTCATCGAGATGGCCTGCTGGGACATCAAGGGCAAGGCCCTCGGGGTACCGGTGTGGCAGCTGCTCGGCGGCAAGGTCACCGACAAGGTCAAGGCGTACGCCAATGGGTGGTACACGACCGAGCGGACCCCGGAGGCCTATCACAAGGCCGCGCAGGAGGTCATGGCCCGCGGGTACAAGGCCCTCAAGATCGACCCCTTCGGGACCGGGCACTTCGAGCTCGACCACGACCAGACCCTCTACGCCGTCTCCCTCATCGAGGCCGTGCGCGACGCCATCGGGCCGGACTCCGAGCTGATGCTGGAGATGCACGGACGGTTCTCCCCTTCCACCGCCATCCGGCTCGCCCGCGAGCTCGCGCCCTTCAAGCCCGCCTGGCTGGAGGAGCCGGTCCCGCCGGAGAACCTCAAGGCGCTGGAGAAGGTCGCCGCCAAGGTCGACATCCCGGTCGCCACCGGTGAGCGCATCCACGACCGCATCGAGTTCCGTGAGCTGTTCGAGGCTCAGACCGTCGACATCATCCAGCCCGACGTCGGCCACATCGGCGGGATCTGGGAGACGCGGAAGCTGGCCGCCACCGCCGAGGCGCACTACGTGCTCGTCGCCCCGCACAACGTCGGCGGGCCCGTCCTCACCGCCGCCTCCCTCCAGGTCGGCTTCACCTCGCCGAACTTCAAGATCCTTGAGCACTTCAACGACTTCGCGGACGCGGAGATCAAGAAGGTCGTGAAGGGCGCGCCGCAGGTCGTCGACGGCTACTTCCAGCTGTCGCACGAGCCCGGTCTCGGCGTCGAGCTGGACACCGACGCGGCGGCCGAATTCCCTCAGCAGCAGGCCCGGTTCGACCTCTGGGCGGACGGCTGGGAGCAGCGCAAGCCGAAGGGGACGCAGTGA
- the mmsB gene encoding multiple monosaccharide ABC transporter permease: MSTDVTDKVPASAPPGKSGSSADGNLLQLMLNGLRRNMRQYGMLIALGLIVALFAVWTDGDLLLPRNVSNLVLQNSYILILAIGMMLVIIAGHIDLSVGSLTAFIGAFAAVLTVQHGVAWPVALVLCLLVGAVAGSMQGFLIAYLGIPSFIVTLAGMLLFRGLTEIFLQGQTLGPFPDGLQKLGNGFLPEVGPNTNYHNLTLLLGFVLLAFAVYQEVRDRKRQQEFSLDVLPRNAFLLKLVAIAAAVLAVTMLLASYQGAPIILIVLGVLVVGYGYVMRNAVFGRHIYAIGGNLPAAKLSGVKDKKVTFLVFLNMGVLAALAGLVVAARLNAASPKAGLNFELEAIASSFIGGASMSGGVGTVLGAIIGGLVLGVLNNGMNLLSVGTDWQQVIKGLALLAAVGFDVWNKRKSGS; this comes from the coding sequence ATGAGCACGGATGTGACGGACAAGGTCCCGGCCTCGGCGCCGCCCGGCAAGAGCGGGAGTTCGGCCGACGGCAACCTGCTGCAGCTGATGCTGAACGGCCTGCGCCGCAACATGCGGCAGTACGGCATGCTGATCGCCCTCGGCCTGATCGTCGCCCTCTTCGCGGTCTGGACCGACGGCGACCTGCTGCTGCCGCGCAACGTCTCCAACCTGGTGCTGCAGAACAGCTACATCCTGATCCTCGCGATCGGCATGATGCTGGTGATCATCGCGGGTCACATCGACCTGTCGGTGGGATCGCTGACGGCGTTCATCGGCGCGTTCGCGGCCGTGCTGACGGTGCAGCACGGTGTGGCGTGGCCGGTGGCGCTGGTGCTGTGCCTGCTGGTGGGCGCGGTGGCCGGCTCGATGCAAGGGTTCCTGATCGCGTATCTCGGCATACCGTCGTTCATCGTCACCCTGGCCGGCATGCTGCTCTTCCGCGGTCTGACGGAGATCTTCCTGCAGGGCCAGACCCTCGGCCCGTTCCCGGACGGCCTGCAGAAGCTCGGCAACGGCTTCCTGCCGGAGGTCGGCCCCAACACCAACTACCACAACCTCACCCTGCTGCTGGGCTTCGTGCTGCTGGCCTTCGCGGTCTACCAGGAGGTCCGCGACCGCAAGCGCCAGCAGGAGTTCTCGCTGGACGTGCTGCCGCGCAACGCCTTCCTGCTCAAGCTGGTCGCCATCGCCGCCGCGGTCCTCGCGGTCACGATGCTGCTCGCCAGCTACCAGGGCGCGCCGATCATCCTGATCGTCCTCGGCGTCCTGGTGGTCGGTTACGGCTACGTCATGCGCAACGCCGTCTTCGGCCGCCACATCTACGCGATCGGCGGCAACCTCCCGGCGGCGAAGCTGTCCGGCGTCAAGGACAAGAAGGTCACCTTCTTGGTCTTCCTGAACATGGGCGTGCTCGCGGCCCTGGCGGGTCTGGTGGTCGCCGCCCGTCTGAACGCGGCCTCGCCGAAGGCCGGCCTGAACTTCGAACTCGAGGCGATCGCCTCGTCGTTCATCGGTGGCGCGTCCATGAGCGGCGGTGTCGGTACCGTGCTCGGTGCCATCATCGGTGGTCTCGTCCTCGGCGTGCTGAACAACGGCATGAACCTTCTCAGCGTCGGCACCGACTGGCAGCAGGTCATCAAGGGCCTGGCCCTGTTGGCGGCGGTCGGCTTCGACGTGTGGAACAAGCGCAAGTCCGGTTCGTAA
- the chvE gene encoding multiple monosaccharide ABC transporter substrate-binding protein, whose translation MRTRRSALTLIAGAASLALTLTACGQSGEGGSKEDKGSAKGGTIGIAMPTKSSERWIADGKNVVKDLESKGYKTKLVYGEDDPDQQVSQIENLITQGVKGLIVAAIDNKSLNNVLQQAADAKIPVIAYDRLILGTKNVDYYASFDNTKVGELQASYIVDKLGLKDGKGPFNIELFAGSNDDNNTKYFFNGAMSVLQPYIDNKKLVVKSGQTKLTQVTTLRWDGATAQKRMEDILTSTYKSGRVDAVLSPYDGISIGILAALKSDGYGSSSKPLPVITGQDAELASVKSIIAGQQTQTVYKDTRKLADVAAAMVDDVLNGKKPETNDTKTYDNGTKVVPAYLLQPVSVDKTNYTKELVDTGYYKASELQ comes from the coding sequence ATGCGCACTCGCAGAAGCGCCCTCACCCTCATAGCCGGAGCCGCCTCCCTCGCCCTCACCCTGACCGCCTGCGGACAGAGCGGTGAAGGCGGCAGCAAGGAGGACAAGGGCAGTGCCAAGGGCGGCACCATCGGTATCGCGATGCCCACCAAGTCCTCCGAGCGCTGGATCGCCGACGGCAAGAACGTCGTCAAGGACCTGGAGTCCAAGGGCTACAAGACCAAGCTGGTCTACGGCGAGGACGACCCCGACCAGCAGGTCTCGCAGATCGAGAACCTGATCACGCAGGGCGTCAAGGGCCTGATCGTCGCGGCCATCGACAACAAGTCGCTGAACAACGTGCTGCAGCAGGCCGCCGACGCCAAGATCCCGGTGATCGCCTACGACCGTCTGATCCTCGGCACGAAGAACGTGGACTACTACGCGTCGTTCGACAACACCAAGGTCGGTGAGCTGCAGGCCAGCTACATCGTCGACAAGCTGGGCCTGAAGGACGGCAAGGGCCCGTTCAACATCGAGCTGTTCGCCGGCTCCAACGACGACAACAACACCAAGTACTTCTTCAACGGCGCGATGAGCGTCCTGCAGCCGTACATCGACAACAAGAAGCTCGTCGTCAAGTCCGGCCAGACCAAGCTCACCCAGGTCACCACCCTGCGCTGGGACGGCGCCACCGCGCAGAAGCGCATGGAGGACATCCTCACCTCCACCTACAAGAGCGGCAGGGTCGACGCGGTCCTGTCGCCGTACGACGGCATCTCCATCGGCATCCTCGCCGCGCTGAAGTCGGACGGCTACGGCTCCTCCAGCAAGCCGCTGCCGGTCATCACCGGCCAGGACGCCGAGCTCGCCTCGGTGAAGTCGATCATCGCGGGCCAGCAGACGCAGACCGTCTACAAGGACACCCGCAAGCTCGCCGATGTCGCCGCGGCCATGGTCGACGACGTCCTCAACGGCAAGAAGCCGGAGACCAACGACACCAAGACGTACGACAACGGCACCAAGGTCGTCCCCGCCTACCTGCTGCAGCCGGTGAGCGTCGACAAGACCAACTACACGAAGGAACTGGTCGACACCGGCTACTACAAGGCCAGCGAGCTGCAGTAG
- a CDS encoding MarR family winged helix-turn-helix transcriptional regulator: MATQKTPRIDPLTMEVVELIGTVVARYHEEYEDAAAEHALTGAQARLLSLLSLESLPMRRLAQQLKCEPSNVTGIVDRLEARGLVERRPDPADRRVKLAAATAEGREVARGLRDSLNFAREPLAGLSEDERLALRDLLRRMLGADVHEG, translated from the coding sequence ATGGCCACGCAGAAGACACCCCGAATCGACCCCCTGACCATGGAGGTCGTCGAACTGATCGGCACGGTCGTGGCCCGCTACCACGAGGAGTACGAGGACGCGGCGGCGGAGCACGCGCTGACCGGCGCGCAGGCGCGGCTGCTGAGCCTGCTGTCGCTGGAGTCGCTGCCGATGCGGCGGCTGGCGCAGCAGCTGAAGTGCGAGCCGTCCAATGTCACGGGGATCGTGGACCGGCTGGAGGCGCGGGGGCTGGTGGAGCGGCGCCCGGACCCGGCGGACCGCCGCGTCAAGCTCGCCGCGGCGACGGCCGAGGGCCGGGAGGTCGCCCGGGGGCTGCGCGACTCCCTCAACTTCGCGCGGGAGCCCCTGGCGGGGCTGTCGGAGGACGAGCGGCTGGCGCTGCGGGATCTGCTGCGGCGGATGCTGGGGGCGGACGTGCACGAGGGCTGA
- a CDS encoding NADP-dependent oxidoreductase, whose amino-acid sequence MTDTPTLPAVSREWHLVSRPVGWPKPDDFALVEAEVRQPGEGEVLVRNKYVSVDPYMRGRMSAAKSYAAPFELGKVMQGGAVGEVVASNAEGIEAGDHVLHFFGWREYAVVDAKQAVKVDPQAAPLSTYLGVLGMTGLTAYAGLLRTASFKEGDSVFVSGAAGAVGSQVGQIAKLKGASRVIGSAGSDEKVKLLVEEYGFDAAFNYKNGPVDEQLREAAPDGVDVYFDNVGGDHLEAAIGSLNQDGRIAVCGMISVYNSTEPVPGPANLARLIQTRGRIQGFLVSDHYDLQPQFVQEVGGWVRSGELKYSETVVEGIENNLEAFFGVLRGDNIGKMIVKL is encoded by the coding sequence ATGACCGACACCCCCACGCTCCCCGCCGTCAGCCGCGAATGGCACCTGGTCAGCCGCCCGGTCGGCTGGCCCAAGCCGGACGACTTCGCCCTGGTCGAGGCCGAGGTACGGCAGCCGGGGGAGGGCGAGGTCCTGGTGCGGAACAAGTACGTGTCCGTGGACCCGTACATGCGCGGCCGTATGAGCGCCGCCAAGTCGTACGCCGCGCCCTTCGAGCTGGGCAAGGTCATGCAGGGCGGAGCGGTCGGTGAGGTCGTCGCCTCGAACGCCGAGGGGATCGAGGCCGGCGACCACGTCCTGCACTTCTTCGGCTGGCGCGAGTACGCCGTCGTCGACGCCAAGCAGGCCGTCAAGGTGGACCCGCAGGCCGCGCCGCTGTCGACGTACCTCGGCGTCCTCGGGATGACCGGGCTCACCGCCTACGCGGGCCTCCTGCGCACCGCCTCCTTCAAGGAGGGCGACTCCGTCTTCGTCTCCGGCGCCGCCGGTGCCGTCGGCAGCCAGGTCGGGCAGATCGCCAAGCTCAAGGGCGCCTCGCGCGTCATCGGCTCCGCCGGGTCCGACGAGAAGGTCAAGCTGCTCGTCGAGGAGTACGGCTTCGACGCCGCCTTCAACTACAAGAACGGGCCGGTCGACGAGCAGCTGCGCGAGGCCGCCCCCGACGGCGTCGACGTCTACTTCGACAACGTGGGCGGTGACCACCTGGAGGCCGCGATCGGCTCCCTGAACCAGGACGGCCGCATCGCCGTCTGCGGCATGATCTCCGTCTACAACAGCACCGAGCCCGTCCCCGGCCCGGCGAACCTGGCCCGTCTGATCCAGACCCGCGGCCGCATCCAGGGCTTCCTCGTCAGCGACCACTACGACCTGCAGCCGCAGTTCGTCCAGGAGGTCGGTGGCTGGGTCCGCTCCGGCGAGCTCAAGTACAGCGAGACGGTCGTCGAGGGCATCGAGAACAACCTGGAGGCGTTCTTCGGCGTCCTGCGCGGCGACAACATCGGAAAGATGATCGTCAAGCTCTGA
- a CDS encoding zinc-binding dehydrogenase encodes MSTAVVIEAPGEHRLTAHEPREPGAGEALVRVHAVGICGSDREVYQGNRPDGYVRYPLTPGHEWSGTVERVGADVPESLVGRKVVGEGFRNCQVCDRCHAGETTLCTAGYEETGFTQPGAMATTLTLPARLLHVLPDDADLTAAALLEPAACIAAAALKANARPGERVAVVGTGTLGMFAVQFLKAGSPAELLVVGTRPDRDKLSRDFGATDFRTRDQELPDDFDVVIETAGSASAARTAASLLRRGGRLVLTGIPAPGAEGLDPTDLVVRQLEVHTVFGAPPEAWAHTVRVFGAGLLNPSPLVTHELPLAEFPQAIELVGSGDPKVGKVLLRP; translated from the coding sequence GTGAGCACCGCGGTCGTCATCGAGGCGCCGGGCGAGCACCGGCTGACCGCCCACGAGCCCCGGGAGCCGGGGGCCGGCGAGGCGCTCGTCCGCGTCCACGCCGTCGGCATCTGCGGCAGCGACCGCGAGGTCTATCAGGGCAACCGGCCCGACGGGTACGTCCGCTACCCCCTCACGCCCGGCCACGAGTGGTCCGGGACGGTGGAGAGGGTCGGCGCGGACGTGCCCGAGTCCCTCGTCGGCCGCAAGGTCGTCGGCGAGGGCTTCCGCAACTGCCAGGTCTGCGACCGCTGCCACGCGGGCGAGACCACGCTGTGCACGGCGGGGTACGAGGAGACCGGCTTCACCCAGCCGGGCGCGATGGCCACCACCCTCACCCTCCCCGCCCGGCTGCTCCATGTCCTGCCGGACGACGCCGACTTGACGGCCGCCGCCCTGCTGGAGCCCGCCGCCTGCATCGCGGCCGCCGCGCTCAAGGCCAACGCAAGGCCCGGTGAGCGGGTCGCGGTGGTGGGCACGGGGACCCTCGGGATGTTCGCCGTGCAGTTCCTGAAGGCGGGCTCCCCCGCCGAGCTGCTCGTGGTGGGCACCCGGCCGGATCGCGACAAGCTCTCCAGGGACTTCGGCGCCACCGACTTCCGCACCCGGGACCAGGAACTCCCCGACGACTTCGACGTCGTCATCGAGACCGCCGGGTCCGCGTCCGCCGCGCGCACCGCCGCCTCCCTGCTCAGGCGCGGCGGACGCCTGGTCCTGACGGGGATCCCGGCGCCGGGCGCCGAGGGACTCGACCCCACCGATCTCGTCGTACGGCAGCTGGAGGTGCACACCGTGTTCGGGGCGCCGCCGGAGGCCTGGGCGCACACGGTGCGGGTGTTCGGCGCGGGGCTGCTGAACCCGTCGCCGCTGGTCACGCACGAGCTGCCGCTCGCCGAGTTCCCCCAGGCCATCGAGCTGGTGGGGTCCGGGGATCCCAAGGTCGGAAAGGTCCTTCTGCGTCCATGA
- a CDS encoding aldose epimerase family protein, whose translation MELNRRTVIAGAAAAGIAATTLGGTAHATGGRKPVKELFGKLADGTKVYRWSLENGGTRLKVLSWGGVVQSLEIPDRHGRYKNVSLGFDNIEDYVAKTPYFGALIGRYGNRIAKGQFTLDGKSYQLSVNDGVNSLHGGSQGFDKHVWDVEGFTSGSDVGLVLHYTSVDGEMGYPGTLKAKVTYTLTRHGDWRIDYEATTDKATVVNLTSHVYWNLAGEGSGSIYDHELKIAASRYTPVDSGLIPTGELAKVAGTPFDFRHTKTVGEDIRVANQQLLYGKGIDHNWVLDKGITAKPEHIATLRDPSSGRTLKIATDQPGLQFYSGNFLDGTLVGTGGHIYRQGDALCLETQHFPDSPNQPKFPSTVLRPGETYRSTTVHSFSA comes from the coding sequence ATGGAACTGAACAGACGCACGGTCATCGCAGGGGCCGCGGCCGCGGGCATCGCCGCGACCACGCTCGGGGGAACGGCACACGCCACGGGAGGCAGGAAGCCGGTGAAGGAGCTCTTCGGCAAGCTCGCCGACGGGACGAAGGTCTACCGCTGGTCGCTGGAGAACGGCGGCACGCGCCTGAAGGTCCTGTCCTGGGGCGGCGTCGTCCAATCCCTGGAGATCCCGGACCGGCACGGCCGCTACAAGAACGTCTCCCTGGGCTTCGACAACATCGAGGACTACGTCGCGAAGACCCCGTACTTCGGCGCGCTCATCGGCCGCTACGGCAACCGCATCGCCAAGGGGCAGTTCACTCTCGACGGCAAGAGCTACCAGCTGTCCGTCAACGACGGCGTGAACAGTCTGCACGGCGGTTCCCAGGGCTTCGACAAGCACGTCTGGGACGTGGAGGGCTTCACCTCCGGCTCCGACGTCGGCCTCGTCCTGCACTACACCAGCGTCGACGGCGAGATGGGCTACCCCGGCACGCTCAAGGCGAAGGTCACCTACACCCTCACCCGGCACGGCGACTGGCGCATCGACTACGAGGCCACCACCGACAAGGCCACCGTCGTCAACCTCACCAGCCATGTCTACTGGAACCTGGCGGGCGAGGGCAGCGGCTCGATCTACGACCACGAGCTGAAGATCGCCGCCTCCCGCTACACCCCCGTCGACTCGGGCCTGATCCCCACCGGTGAGCTGGCCAAGGTCGCGGGCACCCCCTTCGACTTCCGCCACACCAAGACGGTCGGCGAGGACATCCGGGTCGCCAACCAGCAGCTGCTGTACGGCAAGGGCATCGACCACAACTGGGTGCTCGACAAGGGCATCACGGCGAAGCCCGAGCACATCGCCACCCTGCGCGATCCGTCCTCCGGCCGCACCCTGAAGATCGCCACCGACCAGCCGGGCCTGCAGTTCTACTCGGGCAACTTCCTGGACGGCACGCTCGTCGGCACCGGTGGCCACATCTACCGGCAGGGCGACGCGCTGTGCCTGGAGACGCAGCACTTCCCGGACTCGCCGAACCAGCCGAAGTTCCCTTCGACGGTCCTGCGGCCGGGCGAGACGTACCGCAGCACGACGGTGCACTCGTTCAGCGCCTGA
- a CDS encoding organic hydroperoxide resistance protein produces the protein MSIQQSDVLYTAVATAENGRDGRVATDDGKLDVVVNPPKEMGGSGAGTNPEQLFAAGYSACFQGALGVVARQENADISGSTVTAKVGIGKNEDGFGIIVEISADIPNVDAATARALVEKAHQVCPYSKATRGNITVTLA, from the coding sequence ATGTCCATCCAGCAGTCGGATGTCCTGTACACCGCCGTCGCCACCGCCGAGAACGGTCGCGACGGCCGGGTCGCCACCGACGACGGCAAGCTCGACGTCGTGGTCAACCCGCCCAAGGAGATGGGCGGCAGCGGCGCGGGCACCAACCCCGAGCAGCTCTTCGCCGCCGGGTACAGCGCCTGCTTCCAGGGCGCCCTCGGTGTCGTCGCCCGTCAGGAGAACGCCGACATCTCCGGCTCGACCGTCACCGCGAAGGTCGGCATAGGCAAGAACGAGGACGGGTTCGGGATCATCGTCGAGATCTCCGCCGACATCCCGAACGTCGATGCCGCCACCGCCCGCGCGCTCGTCGAGAAGGCCCACCAGGTGTGCCCGTACTCGAAGGCGACTCGCGGCAACATCACCGTGACGCTTGCCTGA